Proteins found in one Kwoniella bestiolae CBS 10118 chromosome 1, complete sequence genomic segment:
- a CDS encoding ferrochelatase, with translation MGGPSTIPEVHDFLSRLFHDHDLIPLPFQSVLAPIIAKRRTPQIEKQYTDIGGGSPILKWTKLQGEEMCKLLDELNPETAPHKPYVAFRYAKPLTEDCLEEMQKDGVKRAIAFTQYPQYSCSTTGSSLNELFRIARKDGYGDKGSVQWSVLDRWPTNEGLVEAFAHNVKTALQQYPEERRKDVVIMFSAHSLPLEIVNRGDPYTAEVAATVHAVMTKLGFSNPYRLTWQSKVGPKAWQGPQTASAIEGFAKIGKKDICLVPIAFTSDHIETLYELDIEVQEEAEKLGVHLTRASSLNDSPIFIRAIADLVSNHLKDFEIGKIGPTGQQLLLRCPGCTNPKCGKTKEWLSTGGVSVPALST, from the exons ATGGGTGGACCCTCTACC ATTCCCGAAGTGCACGATTTCCTTTCTCGACTATTCCACGACCACGACCTCATTCCACTCCCCTTCCAATCCGTCCTCGCACCCATAATCGCCAAGCGCCGTACCCCCCAGATCGAAAAACAATATACCGATATCGGCGGCGGATCGCCCATCCTCAAATGGACCAAACTCCAAGGCGAGGAGATGTGTAAGCTTCTTGATGAGCTCAACCCCGAGACGGCCCCTCATAAACCCTACGTGGCTTTCAGGTATGCTAAACCCCTGACGGAAGATtgtttggaggagatgcaGAAGGATGGAGTGAAAAGGGCGATCGCATTTACGCAGTATCCCCAGTATAGCTGTTCGACCACTGGAAGTAGTTTGAATGAGTTGTTTAGGATAGCTAGGAAGGACGGGTATGGAGACAAGGGGTCGGTGCAGTGGAGTGTGCTGGATAGGTGGCCTACTAATGAGGGGttggttgag GCATTCGCACACAACGTCAAAACTGCCTTACAGCAATACCcggaagaaaggaggaaagatgTGGTAATCATGTTCTCAGCTCATTCGTTACCTCTAGAAATTGTCAA CCGAGGTGATCCATACACCGCAGAGGTAGCAGCTACAGTCCACGCAGTAATGACCAAGCTGGGCTTCTCTAACCC CTACCGTCTCACCTGGCAATCAAAGGTGGGACCCAAAGCATGGCAAGGCCCACAGACCGCATCGGCCATAGAAGGATTCGCAAAGATAGGTAAAAAGGATATCTGTCTCGTACCAATCGCATTCACCAGTGATCACATCGAGACCTTGTATGAGTTGGATATCGAGGTACAAGAGGAAGCCGAGAAG CTTGGTGTCCACCTCACTCGAGCATCATCCCTGAACGATTCCCCAATATTCATCCGAGCCATTGCAGATCTCGTATCTAACCATCTGAAAGATTTCGAGATTGGTAAGATCGGTCCAACGGGACAACAGCTTCTGCTGCGTTGTCCGGGATGTACGAATCCCAAATGCGGTAAGACGAAGGAATGGTTATCTACCGGAGGGGTAAGTGTGCCAGCGTTGAGCACTTAG